The nucleotide window AGGATTACAAAATTTGAAAGGATCATCGAACAATCCAAGCTCAAATTTTTTTCTTAGAATTCTTTTTACAGCATCATCGATTAATGCTATTTGTACTTTATCATCTTTTACTAATTGTGCCAGGTTGTTTATATAATTACGGCTTTCCATATCCATATCGCATCCGGCTGTAATTGCTAAAAGTGAAGCTTCATATTCGTTTTTTACATTACCATGTTTTATCATCTCACCAACTGCACCCCAATCGCTTACAACAAAACCTTCAAAGCCCCATTTTCCTTTCAGGATGTCCTGCAATAAATATTTATTTCCTGTTGAGGGCACACCATTAATATCGTTGAAGGAAGTCATAAATGTTCCAACCTTAGCGTCAACAGCGGCTTTAAATGGCGGCAGATACACTTCCCAGAGCAGCCTGTCGCTCATATCAACCGAATTATAATCTCTGCCTCCGATTGCAGCACCATATGCAGCAAAATGTTTTGCACATGCCATTAATGAATTTATTTCACCGGGTTTATCACCCTGAAAACCTTTTACCCTGGCATAAGCTATTTTTGATGCAAGGTATGGATCTTCACCAGCTCCTTCCATTACCCTTCCCCAACGTGGATCACGGCAGATGTCAACCATCGGTGCAAATGTCCAATGGATACCGCCGGCACTTGCTTCTTTTGCGGAAATCCTTCCCGATAATTCAATTGCCTCTAAATCCCAACTGCAGGCTTCTGCCAGGGGAATTGGGAAAGTAGTTTTGTAACCATGAATTACATCCTGCCCAAAAAGCAAAGGTATTTTTAACCGCGATTGCATTGCAATTTGCTGCCAGTTTTTAGTTCGCTCTACACCCATACAATTAAGTATCGATCCAAGTTTGCCATTCTTAACCTGATCCTTTTTATCATTATCAAATGTTTGAGGTCCTGTAGATGTCCAATCGTCGTTGTATTGGTTAAGCTGTCCAATCTTTTCATCGAGGGTCATCAAATGCAAAACAGAATCAATTTTTTGAGTAATATTTATTTTCCAATCACTTTTATTCTGCCCATTATTTTCTGTTACAAAAATTGTTATAAGAAAAATTAGAGCAACAGGAGATATCCTTTTTAGTTTCATATTTTTTAAATTTTGTATACTTGTTACTAATTTCGTTAAAAGACCGAACACATTCATTTACCATAATGCTAAGTTATAAAACTAGAACTTTTATATTGGCATCTGCTATTCCACCAATTTGTGTAACAATAATAAAATATTTTTATAGGATTATCAAACTAATCATCTTCTTAAACAATAAAAACTTTCGGTGCTTATGAATGGTTTCCAAATGTTATTGTGTTTGGTTAAAAGTTAATCAAAATAAACCTAATCAAAAGAAATCAGGTTGATAAAAGAAGCCTTTTTTCAATTAATTTGACATTTCCTTTCTGGTTTTCCTAATGGCAAAAATATTTTTAATAAATTTTGCTTGACAAAAATACCGAAATAATATATTTTGCAAACGATTGCGGTAACGATTGCGGAAAAATGAAACATAGTACAATTACAGATATTGCAAAAATACTTGGTATTTCTCCTTCCACTGTATCACGCGCCTTGCGCGATCATCCGGATATTTGTCTCGACACAAAAAACCAAGTAAAGAAAATTGCAAAGGAATTAAATTTTACTCCAAATCCAATTGCCCAAAGTTTAAAGAACAATAGAACTACAACAATTGGAGTAATTGTTCCAGAGATTAAACATGATTTTTTTTCATCAGCTATTAGTGGAATAGAGGAAGTTGCTTACCAATCCGGTTACACCATTATAGTCTGTCAATCAAATGAAAGTTTTGAAAGAGAGATCGTAAATACAAATGTACTAATTCATCATAGAGTTGCCGGGATAATAGTTTCAATTTCGCAAAACACAAAAAATGGCGATCATTTTAAAGATATTATTGAACGAAAAATTCCTCTGGTTTTTTTTGATCGTGTTTGCGAAGATGTTTCTGCGTACAAAGTAATTATTGATGATTCTAAAAGTGCTTTTGATGCTGTGAACTATCTTATTAGTAAAGGATATAAAAAAATTGTTCATTTGGCTGGGCCTATGGCTTTGGATATTTGTAAAAAAAGAATGAAAGGATACACCGAAGCATTAGAAAAAGCCGGAATTGAAGTGGTTGATGAACTAGTACTAAATGGTGGGTTACATGAACAAGATGGTTATAATTCGATGGAATTTTTGATAAAAGAGAAATTGCCCTACGATGCAATTTTTGCTGTTAACGATCCTGTTGCAATTGGTGCTTTTCAAAGAATCAAAGAGGCTGGATTAAGAATTCCAGAGGATGTTGCTATTATTGGATTCTCTAATAATAAAATTACAAATCTTGTTGACCCACCTCTTACAACTGTTGATCAGCCTTCGTTCGAGATGGGAATGAAAGCCGCAGAAATTTTAATTGGGATAATTGAAAAAAAAAATAAATCCACTGAACCAAAGACATTAGTACTAAACACACGGCTAATTGTTCGAGGGTCAACATAAAAATACTTTTTCCAAATTCTTGATACGTACAGAGATTGTGTAATCAAAAAGTGGAATTCTGTTTAGGCATAATAAATTAATAGGTTCAAGGTAAATGAATGAAGAGTAATGAGAAAATATAATATGCAACAAATTACTTTTTTATTGCTAATACTTTTATGTAATATTAATCTGGCTCAGGTTGATTTTGACTTGAAAAAATATATTGAAAATCCTTTAATGTTTGGGGAGAACAAGGAAAAACCAACAACAATACTAATCCCATATCCAAATATTGATTTGGCATTATCACGTAAGGTAGAAGAATCCACTTTTTATTCATCACTTAACGGATCCTGGAAATTTAAATGGCAAATTAATCCATTATTAGTTCCAAAAGATTTTTATTCAAAAAATTTTAATGATAGTGTATGGGATAATATAACAGTTCCATCTGTTTGGCAGATGCAGGGTTATGATCATTTAATTTACAGAAATGTTCCGATGGAATTTTATCCGTATGATCCTCCTAATATTCCGGATGGTATTAATCCAACCGGTCTTTATAGAAAAATCATTAGTGTTCCTGAAGATTGGAATGGCAGAGAAATTTTTCTTCATTTTGATGGCATTCAATCAGCAGCTTTTGTATGGCTTAATGGAAAATATGTTGGATACCATGAAGATGGAATGACGCCGGCAGAATTTGATATTACAGATAAAGTTGAGAAAGGTGAAAACACACTTGCAGTAATGGTTCTTCGCTGGTGCGATGGTTCTTATCTGGAAGATCAGGATATGTTTAGATATTCCGGAATTTATCGTGATGCTTATATTTATTCAAAACCATCTGTATCAATCCGGAATCTCTTTATAAAAACTGATTTTGATAATGACTACAAGGATGCAAATCTAATCCTTGATATGTATTTAAAAAATTTTTCCAAGAAAAATTCTACAGTTCAAATCAGGTATTCACTCTATGATAAGGTAAATAGTTTAATTTTCTCCGAGAGTACTTCATCATATAACATAAAAAAAGAGTTTTCGAAAACCAGTACTAAAAAAATCCTTGCCCCGCAAAAATGGTCCGATGAAAAACCTTATCTATACAATCTTGTAATTGAGTTGCTTAATGAGAAAGAAGAAGTAATTGAAATCATAAGCCAACGTGTTGGATTTAGAGAATTGGAGCTGAAAAATGGAATTGCCATGTTAAACGGTATACCTGTTTACATTAGAGGAACAAACCGTCATGAACACAATCCGAACAATGGGAAAACCTTAACTAAAGAATTGATGCTTGAAGATATAAAATTATTGAAGCAGTTTAATTTTAACGCTGTAAGAACAAGTCACTATCCAAATGATCCTTTGTGGTACGATCTGTGCGATGAATACGGAATTTTTCTGCAGGATGAAGTTAATGCAGAATGCCACTATACAGAAAATACTTTTCCGCAAAGAGAAGATTATCTTGGTTCTTTTATGGATCGGTTTGAAAGAATGGTTCAACGCGATAAGAACCATCCGAGTGTGATAATGTGGAGCACTGGTAATGAATGCGGATTAGCAAAACCACATTATATGATGGCTGATTACATAAAAAAATTTGATCCAACAAGATTTTTAATGCATCAATCAAATCAACCTGATGGTGAAGCTCCATATGTTGATATTATTGGTCCACGTTATCCAACACCTTCTGGATTAAGACAAATTGGATTAGCTTCAACTAAGCCTGTGGTTATGGGAGAGTATGCACATGCAATGGGTAACAGCCTTGGTCACTTCGATGAGTTCTGGGAAACAATCTATCAAATTCCAAAACTTCAGGGAGGATTTGTTTGGGATTGGGTTGATCAGGGATTAAATGTGAAAGCTCGCTTCGTAAAAGATTATTCCGCTAATAATATTTTATGCGGCGTTATGGGAAGTCCTGAAAAGGTAAAAGGATTAGATGATAATGCTTTCAAACTAAGCGGACTGGATGATTGGGTTGAAGTTTATGATGATTCAAAACTTGACTTAAAAGGTAATAATCTGGTAATTGAAGCGACTATCTTTCCCCAAAAATTCTATATAGAAAATCCAATTGTTACAAAAGCTTTTCAATATGGAATTACTCAGACATCAAAAGATACTCTTTGTTTTTATATTAACTCTTATCAAAACACTCTCAATATTAAACTACCACAAGACTGGTATTCTTCCTGGCACAAAGTAAAAGCTACTTATGATGGCGAGAGCATGACCTTGTTAATTGATGGAAAGAATTTCGACTCTAAGAAATTTAATGGCAATATTAATTCTTCACACTATCCAGTTAATATTGGAAGAGATTCGTACAAGGATACCGATCAGCATCTTGGCTGGATATCAAATTATATTTTCGACGACGTTAGAATCTATAATCAATTGGCAAACGATGGCGAAAACATACTGCCAATTCTCTGGTTAAAGTTTGATGAAATTTTTGATGGAAATAATTATTACACATATGGAATAAGCCCGTTTTGTATAAACGGTATGGTAACGGCTGATAGGAAACCACAGCCCGAACTCTGGCAGGCAAAACATAGTATGTCGCCGGTACGTTTCTACTCAGTTGATCCGTTGAATGGAATTTTCCAGGTTGTAAACAAGTATTCCTTTACCAATTTAAATGAGTTTGAAATAGACTGGAGCTTATTTAAAGATTGTAAGCTTGAACAATCTGGTAAATTGAATCTCGATGTAAATGCTCAATCTCAAAAAGAATTTCAAATACCAATTCCGCAATCCTTTGATAATAATTACGAATATGTAGTTGAGTTTAGCTGCAAACTTAAAAAAGATGAACCATTCCGAAGCAAAGGGTTTGAAGTTAACTTCCAGCAATTTGTCTTAAATGAAAAAAAAGTTGTGCTTGAAGCAAAGACTAAGATAAAGAACAGCTCAAAAATAAAATTTAAAGAAAATGAATCCGATTATTCTTTCCAATGCGGTGAAATAAATTATCAGATTAATAAAATTACTGGCTTAGTAAATTTATTTGAAAACAATAAGCTGTTGATCTCCTCAATGATTCCAAACGTTTGGCGTGCACCAATATCAAATGAAAAAGTTGATTGGGGAAAAGCAGAAGCTGAGGATTGGTACAGAATGGGAATGAACGAATCCACAAATTCCGCAGAACAATTCAAAATAAAATTTCCATCTGATTCTCTTTCTGCAATTCTCAGTTATAAATCATATACAAATTTTTCCAGAAGCAGCGATTTAATTCTAAATGAATTTGAATACACATTTAATAATGATGGGTCGGTAAAAATAAATCATCAAATGACTCCTTTAGGAACTTTCAATGTTAGTTGGCTGCCATGTCTTGGTCTTGCACTTAAAGTACCAAATGAATATCAGTATGTTAAATGGTCTGGCAGTGGTCCTTATGAGAATTATGCTGACAGAAATACCGGAGCCAGGATTTCTATCCACGAAGTTCAAATTGATTCTGTCCAGGTTCCTTACATTGAACCGCAGGAATACGGGAATTATTCTAAGGTTAAATGGTTTGAACTAAAAAATAAACAAGGGGACGGATTAAAGTGCCTGGCAGATAAAGAAATTAATTTTTCTGCTGTTCCATATTATAATCTGGATAGGGCACGTTATAATTATCAATTATTTAAAGATGATTTTTCCAGAGTAAGTATTGGTTATGGAGTTACGGGAGTTGGGGATACTCCAAATCCTGTTATGCCAAAGTATCGTGTATATCCGCAGGTTTATTCTAACACAATTTTAATTGTTCCATTAAAAAACTCAAATTAATTTTTGGCGAGGATGAAGCAAGTCTACAAAATATTTATTCTTTGTTCTAATAAAGTTTTTTGGTTATCGATTATTCTGATGATCGGTAGTGAAAATATCCTTTTATCAAATGATAATATTTCAAGGAACGATACTCTTGCGCTTATTGGTAAGAAAGTAATTACTTCGGATGAATTTAAAAGCAAGTATAAAGAAAAGCTGGTAAAACTTGGTTTAACAGATAATGGTGAAACAAGAAAAAATTATTTGATAAATCTTACTGAGGATGAATTACTAATTAGTGAAGCAAAGAACAAAGGTTACAACAAGACAGAAGAAGGAGTTTCTGAACATAAAAGATTAGAAGTGCAGGAGCTGCTAAATGCCTACTCAGAAAAACATATCTCACCAAATCTTGTAATTACAGAAAATGATTTAAAAGATCTTTATTTAAAGTTCAATACGAAAATAAAAGTAAGTCACCTCTACGCTCCCACCAAAGACAAAGCAGACTTGCTTTATAACAGATTATTAAAAGGTGAAACTTTTGCTGACCTTGCAAAGGAAACTTTTGCCGATCCATATTTAAAAGAAAGCGGCGGATCGCTTGGATATATTTCAGTTGATGAAATGGATCCTGATTTTGAGAAGGTGGCGTACTCTTTAAAAATTGGAGAGATTTCAAAACCGGTAAAGACAGTTGAAGGTTATAGCATTATTCGTGTTGAAGACATCAAACAAAATCCTTTTACTACAGAAAACGAATTCCTTAAAGCTCACGATAAAATAAAAGCGCTTGTCCGAAAGAGGAAATATGAAGAATCAGTAAAAAATTTAACACACAAACTTCATCTTGATCTTAACATTCATTTTAATAAAGCATTCATGCCAAGATTTTTCGAGATGACGCGACAAAAATCTTTTATTGATCAGATTGAGAAAGGGATTTCTTTTATCTCTCAAAAGGATTTGAACACTCCAATTGTTAACTCAAAAGAAGGTAAGTGGAATTTGCGGAAAGTTATTGATGAACTAAAAAAAACAAAAGAGGTACAGAGAGGCTGGATCAGATCAGAAGAAAATCTGGAAGATTTTATTTCTGGTTTAATTATACGTGGATATATTGTGAGAAATGCAAAAACTGAAAAGTTAGATCGTACTGAAAAATTCAGAACAAATGTGGAATACAATTTCGATACTTATCTTCTCGCTAAGATAGAAGAAGAAATAAAAATGCAAATTAAAATTTCTCCAGATTCAATTAAATCATTTTACGAAACGAATAAAAATCTATTTAAAACAAAGCCGGAAATCCGGTTAAATTCCATTCTTCTTGATAAATC belongs to Ignavibacteriales bacterium and includes:
- a CDS encoding peptidylprolyl isomerase; translated protein: MIGSENILLSNDNISRNDTLALIGKKVITSDEFKSKYKEKLVKLGLTDNGETRKNYLINLTEDELLISEAKNKGYNKTEEGVSEHKRLEVQELLNAYSEKHISPNLVITENDLKDLYLKFNTKIKVSHLYAPTKDKADLLYNRLLKGETFADLAKETFADPYLKESGGSLGYISVDEMDPDFEKVAYSLKIGEISKPVKTVEGYSIIRVEDIKQNPFTTENEFLKAHDKIKALVRKRKYEESVKNLTHKLHLDLNIHFNKAFMPRFFEMTRQKSFIDQIEKGISFISQKDLNTPIVNSKEGKWNLRKVIDELKKTKEVQRGWIRSEENLEDFISGLIIRGYIVRNAKTEKLDRTEKFRTNVEYNFDTYLLAKIEEEIKMQIKISPDSIKSFYETNKNLFKTKPEIRLNSILLDKSTLADSIKLLLEKGEPFETLAKKYSIQKQTAVVDGDIGFFRKEELGSLGDKVFSLSIGNWVGPFADDGKYVFLKCTDKKNSTYRSLKEATGDIAKHLSYIELNSKKTSLVELLKKKMQYRLFSEKLNQIKI
- a CDS encoding DUF4981 domain-containing protein, giving the protein MRKYNMQQITFLLLILLCNINLAQVDFDLKKYIENPLMFGENKEKPTTILIPYPNIDLALSRKVEESTFYSSLNGSWKFKWQINPLLVPKDFYSKNFNDSVWDNITVPSVWQMQGYDHLIYRNVPMEFYPYDPPNIPDGINPTGLYRKIISVPEDWNGREIFLHFDGIQSAAFVWLNGKYVGYHEDGMTPAEFDITDKVEKGENTLAVMVLRWCDGSYLEDQDMFRYSGIYRDAYIYSKPSVSIRNLFIKTDFDNDYKDANLILDMYLKNFSKKNSTVQIRYSLYDKVNSLIFSESTSSYNIKKEFSKTSTKKILAPQKWSDEKPYLYNLVIELLNEKEEVIEIISQRVGFRELELKNGIAMLNGIPVYIRGTNRHEHNPNNGKTLTKELMLEDIKLLKQFNFNAVRTSHYPNDPLWYDLCDEYGIFLQDEVNAECHYTENTFPQREDYLGSFMDRFERMVQRDKNHPSVIMWSTGNECGLAKPHYMMADYIKKFDPTRFLMHQSNQPDGEAPYVDIIGPRYPTPSGLRQIGLASTKPVVMGEYAHAMGNSLGHFDEFWETIYQIPKLQGGFVWDWVDQGLNVKARFVKDYSANNILCGVMGSPEKVKGLDDNAFKLSGLDDWVEVYDDSKLDLKGNNLVIEATIFPQKFYIENPIVTKAFQYGITQTSKDTLCFYINSYQNTLNIKLPQDWYSSWHKVKATYDGESMTLLIDGKNFDSKKFNGNINSSHYPVNIGRDSYKDTDQHLGWISNYIFDDVRIYNQLANDGENILPILWLKFDEIFDGNNYYTYGISPFCINGMVTADRKPQPELWQAKHSMSPVRFYSVDPLNGIFQVVNKYSFTNLNEFEIDWSLFKDCKLEQSGKLNLDVNAQSQKEFQIPIPQSFDNNYEYVVEFSCKLKKDEPFRSKGFEVNFQQFVLNEKKVVLEAKTKIKNSSKIKFKENESDYSFQCGEINYQINKITGLVNLFENNKLLISSMIPNVWRAPISNEKVDWGKAEAEDWYRMGMNESTNSAEQFKIKFPSDSLSAILSYKSYTNFSRSSDLILNEFEYTFNNDGSVKINHQMTPLGTFNVSWLPCLGLALKVPNEYQYVKWSGSGPYENYADRNTGARISIHEVQIDSVQVPYIEPQEYGNYSKVKWFELKNKQGDGLKCLADKEINFSAVPYYNLDRARYNYQLFKDDFSRVSIGYGVTGVGDTPNPVMPKYRVYPQVYSNTILIVPLKNSN
- a CDS encoding LacI family DNA-binding transcriptional regulator encodes the protein MKHSTITDIAKILGISPSTVSRALRDHPDICLDTKNQVKKIAKELNFTPNPIAQSLKNNRTTTIGVIVPEIKHDFFSSAISGIEEVAYQSGYTIIVCQSNESFEREIVNTNVLIHHRVAGIIVSISQNTKNGDHFKDIIERKIPLVFFDRVCEDVSAYKVIIDDSKSAFDAVNYLISKGYKKIVHLAGPMALDICKKRMKGYTEALEKAGIEVVDELVLNGGLHEQDGYNSMEFLIKEKLPYDAIFAVNDPVAIGAFQRIKEAGLRIPEDVAIIGFSNNKITNLVDPPLTTVDQPSFEMGMKAAEILIGIIEKKNKSTEPKTLVLNTRLIVRGST